The DNA segment AGGCCGTGTGGTCCGGAAGGTGAGCCCAGggctgcagccagccagccacttGGCCTCCCCCTCCTTCCTGACTTCACCTTGGCTCCCACATTGCCTCACGTTGTGGAGACCCTGGGCCACCTGCTGCTCCAAGAAATGGCATTTTCAGGAAGGGAGGCGTTTCCTATCCAGGGTGCTGTGTGCTCCAGTCCCACCACAAGGACGCTTTCCCACAGCTGCCTGGCACCTCTTCTGGGGTCTGCCCCTCCTTGGCTGTCAGTGGGGATGCCCGCCTCCTGTTGACGGCCGCCTGCCGGGCGATCAAGGTGTGGGACTACTCCATGCAGGCCAGCCCTGGCTGCCAGGTGTGTGCcatgggtgggtgggcaggagagAGGACAGCGCTCCCAGGCTGCCCTGTTCCCGCGGGTCTGACACCACAGCAGCCCCCTCAGCCCCCGGTCTGAGGGGTCTGGGGCCTCCCGGCCAGACCCATGTGCTGGGTGATGGCAGTGTCTCTGTCTCGGGGGTCTCTGTACGTGGCGCCTGCTGCCCCCAGGTGTACATTGGCCACTCAGAGCCTGTGCGGGCTCTGGCCTTCACCCCCGACCAGCAGCAACTCCTCAGTGCGGGCGATGCCGTCTTCTTCTGGGACATCCTGGCCCCCCCTGAGAGGTCGCCCCCAGAAAGGCAAGTGACTGCCCCGGGCTTGCATCTGCCAGGCTTctcactgccccctccccacctgaCACCCTCTCTCATTCCCTCTGCAGTGCCCGTATCTCGCCCAGGGTCCTCCCTACCTTTGAGGCAGGTGAGTGGTCCCACCACGCTGGCAGGCTCTGTGCTGACATCATAGTGCCAGCACTGCAGCCACTGTGGGCAGCACAGGCCAGTTCCTTTCCTGGGGTTCCCAGCACAGAGCTGGGCGCAGTGAGCTGGACACACCTCCCCCAACTCACTCAGCCCTCCTGACGCCCTGAACACAGCTGGGCTCCTTCTGTCCTCAGTCTGGGGTGCCAGACAGCTGGAGCACGCGGCATCGGGGGCCGGTGGGCTCCCTCGGCGGCAGGTGCCCATGCCCTCCCCGGCATCCCCACCTCAGCCGGGCATCTGCGATCGCCCACCCGAGGGTGGTGACGGTGAGGGCAGTGCCCGGGGGCTGGCCAGGGCATGTTCCAGCTCCCTCTGCAGATGCTGCTTCAGGCCTGTGGGGCGGGGCATGGGGGCAGAGGCTCTGCGCCCCTCTCACCGCGGCCCCCCTTCCCCAGGCACTTTCTCCGTGTCGGATGAAGAAGCGCTCTCTGAGCGGAGTCGCAGCCCTGAGGGGCCCCATCAGGCCTCAGGCCCACCCGCGCTGGGGGAGGAGGCCGGCCCAGCCGGAGACGAGGCCCGGAGGACTGCCCGTCCCAGCGGCTGGCTCAGTAAGCAGGGGAGGCAGGGACACCTGTGGCCCTCGCAGGGCCCAGGCAGGGCCTGCAGACGGGCACAGTCACTTGCAGGGCGAGGGGACAGTTGAGGTCCCCGCCGGGCTGAGCAGAGgctgcccacccacgctttttaATCCCTGGTATCTGACCTGGTCGGCCCCTTCTCTCGTCCAGCCAGGCCGGGTGGCCAAGTGCAGGGAGGGCACACTGAACAGGGTACTGGCAGTTTGACATCTGGCTGCCTCTGCTGTGCCCCTGCCAGGTGCTCGGAGCAGGAGATCCCGGGCAGGGCCTGCTGCCCGCCAAGACTCCTACCAGCACGTCGTGGCTCCCTACAAGGCCTCCCCAGGGGCCAAGGTCGGAGGGGCCGAGCCTTCATAGCCCGGGGGCACCTGGGGTGCTCTTTATTCCCAGTGAATATGGTCCCTGCAGCCCCTCTGGGGCTGCCTGTCTGCTCGGTGTGCGCACTCCCGCCGTCCCGCGGACACCCAGAGGGGACCCCGGTGGTGTCCTGCTGAGCAGCCCCTCTCCACCCACTGCCTCCCCCTGCCATGTCCTGACCCAGCCCAGAGGCCCCTCCCCGGGAGCCCGGTCTTGCTGCCCCTCCTGGCCTGCTCCCCCCCGTGCAGGTGTAGGGGTGCACCCCTGCACTGTCTTTGTGCGGACCTCCTGTGGCCGTGTGGCAGCCCTGGCCGGTGGGCAGAGCCTGTGATGGTGGGTGGGCCAGGCACTCTGCCTGCTCACCGGACCCCTGGGTTCACTTCCTCACAGAGCatctccccagctcctggcagcagCTGGCTGCACCTGAAGGCTGTTGTGGGCTACAGTGGGAATGGGAGGGCCAACGTGGTCTGGAGTCCAGACACAGGTAGGGGCCACAGCTCAGCCTGGTGTCTGACTCAGAAGCTGCAGGGTGGGGCGGGCTTTGTGCCTCCCGGTCAGGCCCCATGGGGTGCAGATGACCACTGTTGGCACAGGTGGTTTGGGCTTGGGTGGGAGGCAGCCATGGGTAGAGGGGTGGTGGTCCCGGTGACACCTGCGGTGCACAGCCCATGCTCAGCGGGCCTCTGAGCAGATTTCTGGGAGGGCTCAGCATGAGCTGCCTACCTGGTGAACACTCCCAGGGCTGCAGCTGACCTGGGGCATCCTCCCCACCTCAGGCTTCTTCGCCTACACGTGCGGCTGCCTGGTGGTGGTGGAGGACCTGCACTCTGGCGCCCAGCGGCACTGGCCTGGCCACCCTGAGGCGATCTCCACATTAGCCCTCAGCCACGATGCCCAGGTGCCCACCTGCATGCCTGCCTCCTCGAGGACCAGGGCTGCCCTTGCCTCCAGAGCAGCGTGGGGGCACCGTGGGAGTCAGGAGGGGCCAGCGGGTCACAGTCACCCTGCCCACAGCCTGCCCTCTCGCCCCCCAGATCCTGGCCTCTGCCTCGGGCTGCAGCGGTTCCACCCCCCGGGGCCAGATCCGCATCTGGGACGTGCCCCGGGGCTCCAGCCGGCAGCTCGCCTCCCACCACAACACTGCCATGCAGGCCCTGGCTTTCTCGCCGGATGACGGGCTACTGGTCACACTGGGTTGGCTGGGGATGTGGGCAGAGGGTGATGGCTGATGCTGCCTACCTGGGGCCCCTGGGAGCTGACATGGCTGCTGTGGGTCCGCCCCAGGGGACTATCTTGACTGCACCCTGGCCCTGTGGAGCATGGCTACCTATGAGCTCCTGTCTTCCACCCGCCTCCTCGAGCCGGTGCATGGCATGGCCTTCAACCCCTGGGACGCCGGGGAGCTCGCCTGCGTGGGCCCGGGTGCCGTCACCCTGTGGCTTGTGCAGCAGCATGGGGCCGACATCAGTCTCCAGGTGCCCGGTTCAGAGGTGTGGTGGTCCTTTGGCGGAAGAGTTCCAGCTGGGCCCCAGGGTGTTGCTGACCTGTGGCGCTCTGGTGTCACTCCAGGTGCACCGAGACCCCATTCCCAAGGAGGTGGCAGCAGGCATGCTGACCTCTGTGTGCTATGGGACCATGCCCTTGCTCTACGGTGGCTCCAACACTGGCCAGGTCTGCGTCTGGGACATGCAGGCCCACCGCTGCTTCCTGGCCTGGGAGGCGGATGATGGCGAGATCGGTGGGTGCCCTGTGGCCACCTCCAGGTCTGGCCCGGCCTCTCCATTGGAGCCCGTGTCCTGGATACTGAGACCATGTGTCACGGTGTGGGCACCTGGGCAGCAGCCCTGCCATCTCTGTCCCCTAGGCGTGCTGCTGTGCTCGGGTGCCTGGCTGGTCAGCGGCAGTAACACCAGGCGGCTACGTCTGTGGGCAGTGGGAGCCGTGCCGGAGCTGAGGTGCAGGGGCTCTGGGGCCAGGTGAGCCGCTGTGTCTGTGCCTGTGGGGACACCCTGGGCAGGTGCCCTGGGCTCTCACactgcctcccttcccatccactgCTCCCAGGTCCGGCTCAGTGTTGATGGAGAACGAGCTGACCCTGGACGGGGCCATTGTGAGCGCGGTCTTCCACGACAGCATGGACATGGGCGTGGTGGGCACCATGGCAGGCACGCTCTGGTTCATCAGCTGGGCCGAGGGCAGCAGCACGCGCCTCATCAGTGGCCACAGGAGCAAGGTGAGGCCGCCGGGCCACCGGCTCCGTCAGAGATGTCCAGGGGGCCTCCAGCCAGGACAGAGGCTGGGCAGTGAGTCCACATGCAGTTCCCTCTGCCCCTACCCTCCCCCGGGTCAGTCTGCGCCCAGTCCGGCTCAGATGTCCGATGGCCTCCGCACAGTGTGCAGTTCCCCAGGAGAGCACACAGGCACCTAGAGCTGCATGCTCGCCTCTTTTGACACAGATCCACCTGTGTCCACTCACGGCAGCCCTGGCGGCCTCGTGGCCTTCTCTGCCCATCGTCTTTTGGTGGTCTGACCCTGCTCTTCGGGGGAGAGACGAGCCCTGGGGATGCCCAGGGCAGTGCCGGGGCCAGAGTTCCCTTCCGGCTCTTTCAGAGCTGGTGGGTGGAGGCGGGGGGTCTAGCTCCCAGGTCACAGCTTCTCTGAGCGCTCGGGGTCCTGTCTTTGGCCAGTGGAAGCTTCTTTGAGTAGGCTCCTGAGTCCTTGGTTTTTTCTTAAATCTATATGTGTTTGTTCAGGGGTCACAGTAAAGCATGTGAACTTGAGAGGGTGGAGACAGTGCGCCTTCTGTGCTCTCTGGGGAGCAGCGTCATGTCCTGATCTACATTCCGCGTGCTCTGCTCCTTTAAAGTCAGCATCTTTCAGTTACTTGCAGAGCTGCATAGCTGCCAGCACAGTTTTAGAGCGTTCTCACCATCCCGAAAGGAAACCCCACACCCTCCATGTGCCCAGACCAGCACGGCCATGCATCTGCCCATTCTGGACATTCCTTTCTGTGTGGCTTTGCTCCCCAAGCATGACGTTTTCAAGGTCCACTCATTTTGGCTGCTGAATACTTTGCATGGTCCAGATGGAACATGTGTTTATTCACCCCCCAGGGCGTGAGCGCTGGGGCACCGAGTCTGGCCTGTGCACTAGTCACTGGCCCCTCTCACAGGCGCCACGAGGTGTTCCAGGCCCTCCCTCTGCAGCTCTTCACAGGCCTGGACTTGGCTGTGTCCTCCCAGAACCTGGGGCCCATTGCGTCTCAGCCAAGCAGAGCTAAACTATTATTTTCAAGAAGTACATCATGAGTTCATACTTAGGCTTGAAATCCAGCTCAGGACTGGGTGCTTTCATGTCGCCTCCTTGGTGTACGGCACCTGCATGTCCTTTTTCCTGCACCAGAATCCTGATTTCTTAGTGGTGGTCACCCACCTCTTTTTCCTCAACACAACCATCTCAGGAAGCGCCTCCACTACCAGGGCTGAGGCCCTGGCAGCAGGCTCCAGCCCTCTGGGGACATATCGTTGGGTCCCTGTGGTTAGGTTCTGTGGTGCCCAGCGGGTGGGTAGTCAGGTTTGGCTGACTGGGGGGGCCTTGTCAGGATGCAGAGGCCCCCAGGTCTAGTGTGGGGACAGCCAGGAGAGGGTCTTGATGGTCTCTTCACACCACGTGGAGGTGACTGGGGTGGGCTTGGGGGGACAGGCACCTGTGTTGGGACAGTCTGGCCCactgtggccccccacccaagGGCCATGTGGCCTCAGACCAGGCTGGCTGGCTCCCTGCAGGTGAATGAGGTGGTTTTCAGCCCCAGTGAGTCCCACTGTGCCACATGCTGTGATGACGGGAGCGTGAGGGTGTGGTCCTTGACCAGCATGGAGTTGGTGATCCAGTTCCAGGTGCTGAACCAGGTACTGTGGGGCCCCAGGGTCTGGGGACTCGTGCCAAGGAAGGCAGCCTGCCCACCTCTGGCTCCACCGGCCCCTGAGTCCTCCCTCTGGCCTTGTTGGTGTCTGTTTGCAGTCTTGGGGCTGGGACCCCGTCCTACCCCCAGGGAAGCTGATGTTTCCCCATTGTGGCTCCCCAGAGCTGCTTCTGCCTTGCCTGGAGCCCCCTGTTGTGTGGGCGTCCAGAGCAGCAGCGGGTGGCAGCAGGCTACAGCGATGGCACACTCAGAGTCTTCAGCCTCTCCCGAGTCGCGATGGAGCTCAAGATGCACCCCCACCTGGCCGCGCTGACAGCCATTGCCTTCTCTGCTGACGGTGAGGGGGCTGGGGACTCACAAGCTGACGTCACGGCCCCTGCCTGGCCCAGGTTACACCATGGTGCTGGAGCTCACAGGCTGACGGCACGGCCCCTGCCTGGCCCAGGTCAGACCATCCTCTCTGGAGACAAGGATGGGCTTGTGGCTGTGAGTAGCCCCCACACAGGCGTGACCTTCCATGTCCTGAGTAACCACTGTGGTGCCCCGATCTCCACCATCCAGAGCACAACCAAAGAGGTGAAGTGGCCTCGTGAACCAGCAGAGCCTGGCCTGGGGGTGCTGGCAGGGAAGGGGGATTGGGCATAGTGGGGTAGCAGACACCCACCAGCCTTATCCACCCCAGTATGGAGACTTCGATGTGGAGGGCTCAGACCTCTGGCTGGCCACCAGTACAGACCAGCATGTCAGCGTCTGGGCCTCTGACTGGCCGCGGAACCACTGTGAGCTTGTGGACTGGCTGAGCTTCCCGGCACCCACCCTCATGGAGGTGAGCGTCCCCATGGCACTGCAGGTGGGGATGGTGCCTACCTGCCCTGCCACAGCAGGCCGGGTCCCTCCACAGAGCCTCAGCTGTCCGCCGCCCCCCCTCGCCGCCTTCTGCCCCTGGGACGGGGCGCTGCTGGTGTGCGCCGGCCTGGGTGTGCACCCGGAAGTGGTCTTCTACAGCCTCCGCCATAAGCAGGCACGTGCACCCTCCCCTTGTTCCAtgggggcccagggctggggtggggagggacccAGGGCTGCGGTGGGGAGGGCTCCACGGCTGGGGAAGCCCCCACCCAGTGCCTTGTGCCTGCAGGTGGTGGAGAAGATCCCGCTGCCTTTCTCTGCTATGTCCCTGAGTCTGTCCCCCTGGGCCCGCCTCATGGCCATTGGCTTTGCTGGTGAGTGCTGGTGAGCAAGGACTCCAGCCTGTCTTGAGTGGGGCTGAGGGGGTTCACCTGTGCCCCCATCCTGAAGTATGGTCCTCACCTCTGCTTCAGGTTCCTTGTCCCTGAAGCGAGGAGAGGACACCTGCCCCAGGGGTTTGGAGGGTCAGATGGTGAGGGATGTGGAGTGCAGAGCAGCCCTGCTCAGATTGTGAGCCCCACCCTTGGCCCTGGGGCTTGGCGGACAGGCCTTTGAACACAGGTTTCCTCAAGGCCCCAGTGTCCAGCTAGAGACAGAGCTGGGGATGGGGGTACCCCTGGGCCCTGAAGCTGCCCCTGCCCAGGCCCACCCCTGTCTGCCCGCAGGGCGTGTGCTGAGGCTGGTGGACTGTGAGTTGGGGTCTGCACAGGACTTTGCTGGCCACAGCGACTCAGTATGGCTCTGCAGGTTTGCCCCTGTCTCCCGGCTACTGTTCACGGCAGCCCACAACGAGATCTTGGTGTGGGAGGTCGCAGGCCACTGACCGGCAGCGGGGACCGTGGGGTCAGGTGTACCCTGCTGGTATCACCGGGCGCCTGGCTGGAGCAGAAGCTCGACCAAGAAGCCGTGCTGGCCATGGGACTGACGACTCTGTGGGGTGGGCCGTGCTGGGCGTGCCAACGACTCTGTGCGTGCGTCAGGACCCTGAACGTGGGTGAAGTGCTTGTCCATTCTTTACCTGAGGGCTTTTCCTGCTCCTGCCTTGCGGTTCAAATAAACGTGTGTGTTGGATTGTGGCAGTGTCTGCTGGTCACTCCGGGCTCCCGCCCTGGGCCTGGCTCTCCTCTTGGCCTTTGCCCATCCCCAGACCTCCTGCTCCTTGCCAAGGACTCTGCCCTGTGCACCTGCGAGGGCGGCGCTGCCTCGCGTGCGCGCTGGGAGCTCGGGGCGGAGGGCCGGCGCGGCGCCTGCAGTGCCCGGCGCGCCCGCACGGTGGCGCGGCGCGAGCCTGGCCGCTCTGGGCCGCCCGGCTCGTCAGCGCGGCTGCGCGGGCGGGGGCCGGAAGTGCGGGCGCGGGCGAGAGCGCAGGCCCGGGGCCCCGGGTCGAGGCTGCGCTCCGGGAGGCCGCCATGAAGCGGGATGTGCGTATCCTGCTGCTGGGCGAGGGTAGGCGTCGGGGCGGGACGGAGGCCGGGGTGTCGGGGCGCCGGGGCTGGGCCTTCCCTGGGCGGGGTCGCCGCGACCTTGGCCGCCCCGCTGACCGCGCCGCCCCGCGCAGCTCAGGTGGGGAAGACGTCGTTGATCCTGTCGCTGGTGGGCGAGGAGTTCCCGGCGGAGGTGAGGCCCGCGCGCGCCCGCGAGCCCCGCGCGCGACCCCCGCCGCCCGGGTCACCCTGCGCGATCTTCCCAGGTTCCTCCCCGGGCCGAAGAGATCACCATTCCCGCAGACGTGACCCCGGAGAGGGTGCCCACCCACATCGTGGACTACTCAGGTAGGCCGCCCGCCGCCCGGGGCTCCCGGAGGCCCATCGCCGGGCGCGGCTGCAGCGGGGTCTCCTCCCTCCAGAAGCCGAGCAGACGGCGGAGGAGCTCCGGGACGAGATTCACAAGGTAGCGTGCGTCCGAGGGCCCCGGGCGGGCTGGCGGCCCGATGGGCGTCGTTCTCCCGGGGATCGGGTTAGGGTGCTCAGGGCACCCTCCGCCTCCGTACTTCTGCCGTGAGCCCAGCACTGGGAGTTGTTTGCGCACCAGCGACCCACCAGGCTGGGAGCCGGAGAGGAAGAGAActgccctcccctgccacccACGCAGCTGGGCAGCCGCAGGGCTCGCCACGCCCAGCGCTGCCTGCCCCTGTGGGCCCTGGGGAACGACTTCGGCGTCCTTCAGAGTGACACTCCACGGATCCCTGTGTTCTGGCCGCctgaccccccccccccccacagcgTCCAGTCCACCCTTCTGGACCTCCGGGCCCCTTGGATGTCGTAATGGAGGCTGCGGGCCGCACAGCCACCGGTCTGTGCTGCGGGGCCCCTGTATCCAGGCTGAGCACAGAGGAAGCTGCCCGTGGCCCCGCCTGATCTCCCCATGGCCTCTGTCAACTTGGGCACCACTGTGCAAGGAGCCCGCAGCCGCCCCAGGGGCAGCCCTCTGCCGTTTTGACCCTCGTGCTGCAGTTCTCACCGTCTCTCTGCTGCAGTGACGTGGGAGTGGAAGGTGGAGGCCAGGGCCGTGGGGCGAGTCCCGGGGTGGCCGTGTTTGTCCTGAGCCCTCCAGGGGACTGTCCTGCCGAGCTGCAGGTTCAGGGCGGAAGCAGTCCGGGAAGGGCCAGTCGGGTGTGAGCCGCTGACTGCCTGTCCCTGGTGTGATGTGGCCAGGGGACGCAGGCTAGAGGGGTACCAGGGAGGGGCAGGCTCAGGCCTCGGGCCACGTTGGGCAGCGGTGACCAGGAAGCCTGTGGTCACACTGTGGCACACCCTTCTTCCCACAGGcgaatgtggtgtgtgtggtatACGACATGTCTGAGGAGGCCACCATCGAGAAGGTGAGGCAGAAGGGTGGTACTGCTCCTGAAGATGCCAGCTGGGTGTCCAGCTGACCTGAGCAGGCCACTCTCAGCCTTCTCTCTCACAAGGGTTTGGGGGGGGGGCCTCCCAGAGCCACCCTGGGTGATGGGGACCTGTGGCCAGGACCCCAACAGCTTCTCCAGGGAGCTGTTGACCCCACCTCCCCTTGGACAGTATGGATGATCATGCTTCTGAGTCACAGATCTGTGGGAGGGGCTGCTGACCAGCCCTTGAGGCTGTTGGAAACTGCTCGGATGAGAGGAGGTCCCCCCAGCTGGCTGCTCTCCCCCAGTAGTGTGCCTGTGGTCCTCAGCGGGCTGAGCTGGGCCAGAGCTACTGGACAGGCAGGCAGGCCCTCTCACTGCCAGGCCTTGTCTTTCAGATCCGCACCAAATGGATCCCGCTGGTGAATGGGGGCACTGACAAGGAGCCCAGGTAATAGGCAGGGACCGGGGAGCTGGGCCCCACCAACTCTGTGCTCGCTGGTGACCAAGGGCCTCTTCCCCAGGGTCCCCATCATCCTGGTGGGCAACAAGTCAGACCTGCGGCCGGGGAGCTCCATGGAGGCCGTGCTGCCCATCATGAGCCAGTTCCCTGAGATCGAGACCTGTGTGGAGGTGAGCGGGTGGGCGGGGACAGGAATGCATGTGTTGGTGGCCCCTGGGCCCTGGGACAGGCCAACCATTCATGGAGGGCAAGTGAGGCCTTGCTTTCAGGGGAGGGACTGCTGACCCCCAAGCTCGCGTCTTCTGGGGCCCCCGGAGTCTCCTTGTGTTGGCACCCCTCAGCCTGCACATACCCCTTCAGTGCTCAGCCAAGAACCTGAGGAACATCTCAGAGCTGTTCTACTATGCACAGAAGGCCGTCCTGCATCCCACAGCCCCGCTCTACGACCCTGAAGCTAAGCAGGTGGGCGCAGCAGGTGCAAGGGTGAGCTGTGCTTGCTGTGGGGGTGGGTGCTGAGCCAGCTGTCCCTGCAGCTGAGGCCCGCGTGCACCCAGGCCCTCACACGCATCTTCAGGCTCTTGGACCAGGACCAGGACCAGGCGCTCAGCGACGATGAGCTCAACGCTTTCCAGGTGCGGCCCCACATCTGCTGGCAGTGCCCACCCCGGGCTGCAGCCGCCCTCCACCAGCAGCTGACTGGCTAACGGCAGCTTTCTCTCGGAGGCAGAAGTCCTGCTTTGGGCACCCCCTGGCTCCTCAGGCCCTGGAGGATGTGAAGGCAGTGGTGTGCAAGAATGTGGTGGGAGGTGTGCAGGACGACCGGCTCACCCTCGACGGTGAGTCCCCCTGTCCTGCCTGTTCCCCTGTTGTGGGGGGTCCGGTGAGCCCAGTGCAATCTCCGCCCTACCCCTGTATAAGTAGGcttcctcttcttgaacacacTCTTCATCCAGCGCGGCCGCCACGAGACCACGTGGACCATCCTGCGGCGCTTTGGCTATGGTGACACGCTCGAACTGACTGCCGACTACCTCTTTCCACCGTGAGTGGTGGGCGGGACTCAGGGCCCCTCTTCCCTCTCAGCACCAAAGGGGCCCAGGGTTACTGGAGGAACCCCACGAGGGTCGGGGCCCCTCGGGCTGGTGTGGGGTTGGAGTGCTGGCTCTAGGCAAAGTGCTGGGTGGAGCTTGGCTACCGCCTGCCAGGACAGCCACTGGGAGGTGCTCCTCTGTGGGTGGCAGGTGGGGAGCAGTGCCACGCAGACAAACCCAGATGAATACCTGCCCGCTCTGCCGCCATGGTGCTGAGCCCAGGGTGGGATATGGGGTGGGGAACCTCCTGGTCCCACAAGGAGGGTCCAACCTCTCTGATGGGGCAGCGGAGTGATACATAGGAGGGGCCCCGAACATGGTGGGCACAGGGCTTCCCTGGAATCTGACGGTCCCCTGCCATCCTGCAGGCTCCATGTGCCCCCCGGCTGCAGCACTGAGCTCAGCCACTTTGGCTACCAGTTTGTGCAGAGGGTGTTTGAGAAGCATGACCAGGTGAGGACGCTGTGTCCCCACTGTGCCCCTGCCTTGCCCCCACCGTGCCCTCCGCCATGCCTCCTGGCTTCCCGGCATAGCCCCTCTACCCGTAGGACCGTGATGGCGCCCTCTCGCCTGCAGAACTGCAGAATCTCTTCAGTGTGTTCCCCACCGCTCCTTGGGGTCCCCGGCTCCCTCGTGAGGTCCGTACAGAGGCCGACCGGCTGCCCTTGCA comes from the Manis pentadactyla isolate mManPen7 chromosome 10, mManPen7.hap1, whole genome shotgun sequence genome and includes:
- the WDR90 gene encoding LOW QUALITY PROTEIN: WD repeat-containing protein 90 (The sequence of the model RefSeq protein was modified relative to this genomic sequence to represent the inferred CDS: deleted 1 base in 1 codon), whose amino-acid sequence is MPCPARRLVPATAPRPAPPASSRLRPAVSSRPSRCDDGRGAIARRPLLGARCVPCAGAEAGSASSPSGGAMARVWQHPFINVFRHFKVDEWKRSAKEGDVSTVMDKALKCTVYRIRGSISASNYIQLPRTSTQSLGLTGRYLYVLFRPLPTKHFVIHLHVSTEDGQVIRVSFSSLFKEFKAMAMWLQFPFSCEAKTPRKGLVGVASPGARWTCLQLDWHGILLIHLKQRYSHLKSVRLCASLLVRSLYTSDLCFSPAVTVTEAQRAKLPVTPMPREMAFPVPEGESWHDHYAHIRFPSDSSEAPLQPVQRSGSPAEAVTLGHVPQLHPQPVAFSKPAQDSVVPVAQAPAPPASHQAHSVPRPLPEVSLSGEHSEASRASGPGGCSQEPSAWAGVTEEHAAGSSVSVSTQKRPAALEDMALRTVRGRPRKSFLPDPILRLKRVIGFGGHSTKPALWTNDGAAVVYPCHAVIVVMRLDTREQRLFLGHTDKVSALALDGSGSLLASAQAQPPSMLRLWDFQTGRCLSLLRSPVHTLCTLSFSSSGALLCGVGRDHHGRTVVVAWGTDQVGQGGEVLVLAKAHTDTDIQAFEVAFFDETRMASCGRGSVRLWRLRGQALRSCPVDLGEYQALEFTDLAFRQAQDGSTLYVCGSSGHILEIDPQRMAVWHARRLLPVQTPGRPLPQKQTFSSGTGIAISSISISQAMCAVGSEDGYLRLWPLDFSSVLLEAEHEGPVSSVHISPDGSCVLSTTCSGQLGCLDVPSREYSVLARSHTAPVLALATEHSRGQLATVSQDHTVRIWDLETLQQLYDFTSPEEAPCTVAFHPTQPTLFCGFHSGAVRSFSLEATEVLVEHRCHRGAITGLAASPDGSLLFSSCSWGALVQYHCAVVRCHVLRVAAGVVCQDAHLSPNALALSGDSRLLAFVGPSKHMVTVMDAISLEKLLQVDVSALDLAGRRQDSAVAVCFGPAPPDRLLVSTSSNTIVVLDAMSGRVVRKLPGTSSGVCPSLAVSGDARLLLTAACRAIKVWDYSMQASPGCQVYIGHSEPVRALAFTPDQQQLLSAGDAVFFWDILAPPERSPPESARISPRVLPTFEAGEWSHHAGRLCADIIVPALQPLWAAQASSFPGVPSTELGAVSWTHLPQLTQPSDALNTAGLLLSSVWGARQLEHAASGAGGLPRRQVPMPSPASPPQPGICDRPPEGGDGEGSARGLARACSSSLCRCCFRPVGRGMGAEALRPSHRGPPSPGTFSVSDEEALSERSRSPEGPHQASGPPALGEEAGPAGDEARRTARPSGWLSARSRRSRAGPAARQDSYQHVVAPYKASPGAKSISPAPGSSWLHLKAVVGYSGNGRANVVWSPDTGFFAYTCGCLVVVEDLHSGAQRHWPGHPEAISTLALSHDAQILASASGCSGSTPRGQIRIWDVPRGSSRQLASHHNTAMQALAFSPDDGLLVTLGDYLDCTLALWSMATYELLSSTRLLEPVHGMAFNPWDAGELACVGPGAVTLWLVQQHGADISLQVHRDPIPKEVAAGMLTSVCYGTMPLLYGGSNTGQVCVWDMQAHRCFLAWEADDGEIGVLLCSGAWLVSGSNTRRLRLWAVGAVPELRCRGSGARSGSVLMENELTLDGAIVSAVFHDSMDMGVVGTMAGTLWFISWAEGSSTRLISGHRSKVNEVVFSPSESHCATCCDDGSVRVWSLTSMELVIQFQVLNQSCFCLAWSPLLCGRPEQQRVAAGYSDGTLRVFSLSRVAMELKMHPHLAALTAIAFSADGQTILSGDKDGLVAVSSPHTGVTFHVLSNHCGAPISTIQSTTKEYGDFDVEGSDLWLATSTDQHVSVWASDWPRNHCELVDWLSFPAPTLMESLSCPPPPLAAFCPWDGALLVCAGLGVHPEVVFYSLRHKQVVEKIPLPFSAMSLSLSPWARLMAIGFAGRVLRLVDCELGSAQDFAGHSDSVWLCRFAPVSRLLFTAAHNEILVWEVAGH